CTGGCCCAAACATTGCGTATCACGCTTTCGCTTAGTCTGAACAAAGCTGAAAAACTGGACGTGAGTGACACGGAAAACTAACTGAACCAAGAAATTTAACTTTTTCAAAACGAATGGCGTTATTGCAACGTCATTCGTTTTTTTATACTGATCTCTCAACATGTCATTGGACCGTACCATAGCCCCTGATTTCAAGATAATACGTTCTGTTAACTTACCTGAGCCTAAAACTTACACACTTGATAACGGCATTCCATTGCACGTGATCAATATTGGTGAGCAGCCGGTGATCAGGCTTGAATGTATTTTTGAAGCCGGGAACTGGTTTGAAGACAGTATCGGCGCATCCTATTTTGCCATCAAAATGCTACCGGAAGGTACCAACTGGCAAACATCCCAGGAGATCAGCGAAGCGTTTGACAAGATCGGGGCGTTTACAGAAATGACCCATACTTCCGACCGTATAGGAATTGTCGTTTACTGTCTTTCGCGTTTTCTTCCGGAGGTTTTGCCGCAGATAAGTCAGTTGATTCAGGATGCAGCTTTTCCCGAAAAGGAGTTGCAGGAATTAAGAAATATTACGATTCAGAATCTGAGGGTTAGCAAAGAAAAGAATGCGTACCTGGCTACTACTGAATTCAGGGCTAAGCTTTTTGGAACTGATCACCCCTATGGGCAAAGCCAGGATGAAAATAACCTTGCTACGCTATCTCCCGACGCCATTCTTGCGCATTATAACCAATACATCAAAGGAGGTAAATTTACGGTAGTATTGGCCGGCCAGGTTAGTGAGGAGGATGTAAAAGTCGTAAATGAAACATTAGGCAAAAACCAGGTTCAGGGTACGGCAAGTGAAACGCAATATGCTCCATCAGGAACGTATCAGGGAGCCGAAATGCTGGTCGACAGGCCGGACAGTGTACAGTCTTCCATTAGAATGGGGCGGATATTGTTCAATCGCCACCATCAGGATTACTTCAAAATGCTGGTGACCAATGAAATCCTGGGCGGCTACTTTGGATCTCGTTTGATGAAAAACATTCGGGAGGAAAAAGGGCTTACTTATGGCATTTCTTCTCATCTGGTAACATTGAGAAATGCGGGTTACTTCATGATCGGGACCGACGTTAAAAAGGAATTTACGCAGCAGACCATCGATGAAATAAAAAAGGAAATCAGTAAGCTGCAAACTGAACTGGTAGGAGAAGACGAACTGACCACTGTTAAAAACTTTATGGCAGGAGAATTCGCCGGCTCGCTTAATACTGCATTTGAAGTAGCCGATCGCCAGAAAATATTGCTGCTCGACGGATTACCCTCAGATTTCTTCAACCACTACATTGATCAGATCCACGCGACTACCAGTGAAGATATTCGCCTCATGGCCAACACCTATCTCCAACCTGATGATATGCTGACGGTCATTGCCGGAGGTAAGTAAGTAGCCTACTTTTGATCCAGGGCCTCTTTGTAGACTCGTAAACAACGCTCGCGAGCAATTTTGTGATCGACGATTGGTTCTGGGTACTTATCCGTACCGATTTCCGGTACCCATTTTTTAATGTATTCACCTTTCGGATCAAATCTTTCGGCCTGTGCAGCCGGGTTAAAGATCCTGAAATACGGGGCAGCGTCCGTTCCTGAGCCAGCTGCCCATTGCCATCCCCCATTATTGGCCGCCAGATCATAATCTAAAAGCTTTTCAGCGAAGTAGGCCTCTCCCCATCGCCAGTCGATCAGCAAATGCTTTGCTAAAAAACTGGCCGTGACCATACGCACGCGGTTGTGCATAAAACCGGTTTCATTTAGCTGTCGCATACCGGCGTCCACCAGCGGGTAGCCCGTCTTTCCTTCACACCATTTTTTGAAATCATCTGTATCGTACCGCCATTTAATGTGATCATAGGCACTGCGAAAAGCTTTTCCGGTTCCGACGTGGGGGAAATTCCATAGTATTTGCTGGTAAAAATCCCGCCAGATCAGCTCGTTGAGAAATGTATCGCTGTGCTCTTTTGCTTTTCTTGCCAGCTCACGAATACTGACGGTCCCAAAACGTAAATGGATACCAATGTGGCTGGTTGCTTCCATTGCAGGGAAATCGCGCTGATCGTGATAGTGGTTAAGCAATGCAGAGCTGACCTTGTCCGAAGGAAAACCAATTTCAGTTTTCTCAGACCCCATTTCTTTCAGTGAGGGCATAGCTGCTCCTTTCCATTTCAGAAAGTGTCTGAAATACTTTTTGGTAGGGTAGGACGACAGATAGAAATCGTTGACTTTCTCTTTCCAGGAACGACTATATGGTGTAAAAACGGTGTACGGCGAGTTTTGTCCGGTTAAAATCTCTTTTTTTTCAAAAATAACCTGATCCTTGCAGCTTTTGAAAGCAGTCTTTTTTTTCTTTACAATTTTGAAAACTTCCCGATCTCTTTCGGTGGCATAAGGTTCGTAATCGGTATTGGTGTAGACTTCGGCAATGTCGTATTCATCACTTAACTTTCTCCATATTTCTGTCGGAAAGCCATAATGTACGAGTATGTCTGAACCGTTTTCTTTAAGCTCTTCCCGCAGACTTTCCAGAGCCTGATAAATGAATGTTACCCGGCTATCTTTCTTATTTTCAAGATCATCGAGAATGTTTTTATCAAAAATAAAAAGAGGGACAACCGGATACCCCGACCGTAGCGCATAGTAAAGCCCGGCATTGTCATGAAGCCGCAGATCGCGCCGGAACCAGAATACCGCTATTTTCTCCTTGATGTTTAAACTCATGAAATAGTAAAGACTTTAATGATGCAGGCTGTCAAGATGACGCAGAAATTTGAATAAGTACGAAGTAAAGCTTTTTTTAGATTTTGTTCTCCTAGTATATTTACTTTGACAGTGACTTGGATAAGTAAGAAAGCTAAAATCCGGCCAATGTTTACATTTTAACCATACCTTATTCATGAGATTACAATTAACGGTCCTTTTCAGCCTGCTGTGCCTGGTTGCAATCGGACAAAAGAATTCGGACAAGCAAGAATGGAAGCAGCTCTTCAATGGCAAAAACCTGGACGGCTGGGACATCAAGATCAGGGGATATGACCTGAATGATAACTACAACAATACTTTCCGCGTGGAAGACGGCAAAATGGTTGTTCGCTATGACAAGTATGACGACTTCAAACAGAAGTATGGACATATTTTTTACAAAGGCGACTTTTCCTACTACCGGATTTCAGTGGAATATCGATTTGTGGGAGAACAGGCACCGAAAGGCGAAGGATGGGCCTGGCGTAACAGCGGGATTATGGTTCATGGTCAGCCTGCGGCTACAATGGGTAAAGATCAGGATTTCCCTGCGTCGATTGAGGTTCAGCTTTTGGGCGGTAATGACAAGGTTCGCACGACATGCAACCTATGTACTCCCGGAACCAATGTGGTAATGAATGGTAAATTGATCACGCAACATTGTGTGAATTCGAAATCCCAGACTTATAATGGTGATCAATGGGTAAAAGCAGAGGTGCTGGTACTGGGCGACTCGCTGATCCAGCATTTTGCAAATGGAGAAATGGTATTGGAATATAATAAACCGCAACTCGGCGGAGGTAATGTGAGCGGAAATGATCCATCGATCATCATTGCCGGAAAGCTGTTAGATCATGGCTCTATTTCCCTGCAAAGCGAAAGTCACCCTGTAGAATTCAGAAAAGTGGAAATACTGGATCTCAAAGGCTGCATGGATCCGAAAGCGACGAATTACAAGTCGTATTATGTGAAGGCGGATAACAGCTTGTGTAGTTATAAGAAGAAGTAGTAAAAATAAAACCTGGCAAGTCTTTGAGACTTGCCAGGTTTCTACCTATTTAATTACAACCTCACAATCTCCGCACCAATCGCATTCAAACGGGTATCGATGTTTTGGTAGCCGCGGTCGATTTGCTCGATATTGTCAATGATACTTACTCCTTTCGCGGACATTGCTGCGATCAGCAATGCAACTCCGGCGCGGATATCAGGCGACGTCATTCGAATTCCACGAAGCTGTGTTTCGCGGTTATGTCCTATAACAGTAGCTCTGTGCGGATCGCAAAGAATGATCTGAGCGCCCATTTCAATTAATTTATCTACAAAGAACAGACGGCTTTCAAACATTTTCTGATGTACCAGTACAGTTCCCTGCGCCTGCGTGGCCGTAACCAGGATGATGCTCAGCAAGTCGGGCGTAAAGCCTGGCCAGGGTGCATCGGCTACCGATAATGTAGAGCCGTCGAGGTAGTTTTCAATGCGGTAATGTTCTTGCGCGGGGATAAAGATATCGTCACCACGGAATTCCATTTTGATCCCAAGACGTTGAAAAACATCAGGAATGATGCCTAGCTGTGCTATTTGGCAATCTTTAATGGTTATCTCAGACTGGGTCATAGCTGCAAGACCGATAAAGCTGCCGATCTCGATCATATCAGGCAGCATCGTGTGCTCCGTTCCATGCAGTTCGGTAACGCCTTCCACTGTAAGCAAGTTAGAAGCGATCCCCGAAATTTTGGCGCCCATGCGGTTAAGCATTTTGCATAATTGCTGCAAATAAGGCTCGCAAGCGGCATTATAAATGGTAGTGGTACCTTCTGCCATCACAGCTGCCATAAGCACATTGGCTGTTCCGGTTACAGAAGCTTCATCCAGAAGCATATACGCACCTCTCAGATTGGCCGCATCGACTTTATAAAAACCGCCGTCCTCTCCGTCGTAGCTGAACTCTGCACCGAGTTTTTCAAATCCCAAAAAGTGGGTATCCAATCTTCTTCTGCCAATTTTGTCGCCACCTGGTCGTGGAATCCTGCCTTTACGGAAGCGTGCCAGCATAGGCCCCAAAAGCATTACTGATCCGCGGAGCGCAGCAGCTTTTTGTTTAAAAGAATCCGATTCCAGGTAATCGAGGTTGATTTCACTTGCCTCGAAACGAATGGACGATTCGCTCAAACGAGTACGACGAACACCCAGGTCACCCAGCAGGTTGATCAGCTGATTGACGTCACGGATATTTGGAATATTATGAATTGTGACCGGTTCCTTGGTTAAAAGTACTGCACAGATAATCTGCAGCGCTTCGTTTTTGGCGCCTTGTGGTACAATCTCACCCTTGAGACGTTTATCTCCGGTTATTTTAAATGAAGCCATATAAGAATTGGGGGCAGTTTGACTGGATAAAATTAAACCTGGATGCTAGATTCCAGGTTTCTTACGGTTATTACGGTTGTTGTTGTTATTACCGCTATTGTTCCGGCCTGAGAATTTGTTGTTCGGCCTGTTTCGGTTGTTGGAATTACCCTGGTTGTTTCCGCCCTGCCGGTCAGGATTGTGGTTGGACTGCGCTTTGAAACCCCCGCCGCCTATGTGGTTACCACGGTTGCGCTCCTGATTATTGTTGTTACGATCTTTCGGAGCAGCGTCTACCGGGCCATTCTTTCTGATATAATCAATTTCCTCGGTTAGCTTGCCCTTACTGAGTTGTTCAAGCTGCACCAGTAACACATTATCTTCCGGATTGTCCTTATTCCAGGTGTTGAAGAACGACCGCATCAGGCGGAAAATGTAAGATACGAAGGCCAGTTTATCCTCTTTATTTTCAGTTTGGATTGCCTTTTCGAGCAGCAAATCAATGTTCCGGCCGTAGTGGCGGTACATTAGGTTTTGTTGGTTATAGCCTACTTTAAGTGGTTTTTTGCCCAAAGCTTCTTTCGAAGGTGGCGGAAAAGGGCTATCTACATCTAATTGAAAACCGGAAATTATATACAGGTCGTCCCAGAGTTTATTGGTATAGTCCTGGTTGTCTCTCATGTTCGGGTGAATTTGCCGCATGAGCTCAATCAGAATGTGCGCGTAAAGATTGCGTTTTGCCTTATCCTCCATTTTTACAATGTGGTCGGCAAGTTTTTGTACGTTACTACCGTATTCTTTCAAGGGATTGAATTATTTTATATTCAGCAAAAATAAGAAGTTTTTACGGAAAGAAAATGTCAGCGAAGGCGAAAGGAGACGTGGCAAAGCATAAGCGACCAATTTAGTGCACTATTTACTTCGTGCGGATCAATTTACCCTTCATGACCTTCGTAGTTTGTGACGATTGATTATGGCTGTTTGGATCAGGTTGCAGTGAATAAAAATACAACCCTGCCGGTAACTGTTCCGGGATCCAGTACCATTCATTTTTGCCAATGTGCGGCTTAAAAACTGATTCTTTCACTTTTCTCCCATAGCTATCGTGAATGGTCAGCGTCATATTCCTGCTGATATTCAAACCTTCAAAGTCCAATGCGAATCGAAACCATTCACCCGATGGATTAGGAGAAACAGTTACATTAGTCACTGAATTTGAAGCACTAACCCTGAAATTGATCTCATAGTCAGGAGCAAAATTGCGATCCTGGTCTCTTGCCTGAACGGTCAGGTGATAACTGCCAATTTCCAGTGGTTCAGGTAAAGTCAGTTCCAGGTATGAATGTCCCGGGGAAAGATTTTTGCAA
The genomic region above belongs to Dyadobacter pollutisoli and contains:
- a CDS encoding cryptochrome/photolyase family protein, which produces MSLNIKEKIAVFWFRRDLRLHDNAGLYYALRSGYPVVPLFIFDKNILDDLENKKDSRVTFIYQALESLREELKENGSDILVHYGFPTEIWRKLSDEYDIAEVYTNTDYEPYATERDREVFKIVKKKKTAFKSCKDQVIFEKKEILTGQNSPYTVFTPYSRSWKEKVNDFYLSSYPTKKYFRHFLKWKGAAMPSLKEMGSEKTEIGFPSDKVSSALLNHYHDQRDFPAMEATSHIGIHLRFGTVSIRELARKAKEHSDTFLNELIWRDFYQQILWNFPHVGTGKAFRSAYDHIKWRYDTDDFKKWCEGKTGYPLVDAGMRQLNETGFMHNRVRMVTASFLAKHLLIDWRWGEAYFAEKLLDYDLAANNGGWQWAAGSGTDAAPYFRIFNPAAQAERFDPKGEYIKKWVPEIGTDKYPEPIVDHKIARERCLRVYKEALDQK
- a CDS encoding M16 family metallopeptidase; translation: MSLDRTIAPDFKIIRSVNLPEPKTYTLDNGIPLHVINIGEQPVIRLECIFEAGNWFEDSIGASYFAIKMLPEGTNWQTSQEISEAFDKIGAFTEMTHTSDRIGIVVYCLSRFLPEVLPQISQLIQDAAFPEKELQELRNITIQNLRVSKEKNAYLATTEFRAKLFGTDHPYGQSQDENNLATLSPDAILAHYNQYIKGGKFTVVLAGQVSEEDVKVVNETLGKNQVQGTASETQYAPSGTYQGAEMLVDRPDSVQSSIRMGRILFNRHHQDYFKMLVTNEILGGYFGSRLMKNIREEKGLTYGISSHLVTLRNAGYFMIGTDVKKEFTQQTIDEIKKEISKLQTELVGEDELTTVKNFMAGEFAGSLNTAFEVADRQKILLLDGLPSDFFNHYIDQIHATTSEDIRLMANTYLQPDDMLTVIAGGK
- a CDS encoding 3-keto-disaccharide hydrolase, giving the protein MRLQLTVLFSLLCLVAIGQKNSDKQEWKQLFNGKNLDGWDIKIRGYDLNDNYNNTFRVEDGKMVVRYDKYDDFKQKYGHIFYKGDFSYYRISVEYRFVGEQAPKGEGWAWRNSGIMVHGQPAATMGKDQDFPASIEVQLLGGNDKVRTTCNLCTPGTNVVMNGKLITQHCVNSKSQTYNGDQWVKAEVLVLGDSLIQHFANGEMVLEYNKPQLGGGNVSGNDPSIIIAGKLLDHGSISLQSESHPVEFRKVEILDLKGCMDPKATNYKSYYVKADNSLCSYKKK
- a CDS encoding DUF4290 domain-containing protein, with the translated sequence MKEYGSNVQKLADHIVKMEDKAKRNLYAHILIELMRQIHPNMRDNQDYTNKLWDDLYIISGFQLDVDSPFPPPSKEALGKKPLKVGYNQQNLMYRHYGRNIDLLLEKAIQTENKEDKLAFVSYIFRLMRSFFNTWNKDNPEDNVLLVQLEQLSKGKLTEEIDYIRKNGPVDAAPKDRNNNNQERNRGNHIGGGGFKAQSNHNPDRQGGNNQGNSNNRNRPNNKFSGRNNSGNNNNNRNNRKKPGI
- the murA gene encoding UDP-N-acetylglucosamine 1-carboxyvinyltransferase; the protein is MASFKITGDKRLKGEIVPQGAKNEALQIICAVLLTKEPVTIHNIPNIRDVNQLINLLGDLGVRRTRLSESSIRFEASEINLDYLESDSFKQKAAALRGSVMLLGPMLARFRKGRIPRPGGDKIGRRRLDTHFLGFEKLGAEFSYDGEDGGFYKVDAANLRGAYMLLDEASVTGTANVLMAAVMAEGTTTIYNAACEPYLQQLCKMLNRMGAKISGIASNLLTVEGVTELHGTEHTMLPDMIEIGSFIGLAAMTQSEITIKDCQIAQLGIIPDVFQRLGIKMEFRGDDIFIPAQEHYRIENYLDGSTLSVADAPWPGFTPDLLSIILVTATQAQGTVLVHQKMFESRLFFVDKLIEMGAQIILCDPHRATVIGHNRETQLRGIRMTSPDIRAGVALLIAAMSAKGVSIIDNIEQIDRGYQNIDTRLNAIGAEIVRL